In Apium graveolens cultivar Ventura chromosome 10, ASM990537v1, whole genome shotgun sequence, the following are encoded in one genomic region:
- the LOC141692507 gene encoding ferritin-3, chloroplastic, translating to MFLRASPAVFSPACETVIPQIGGVLAPAKVLNGVVCAAAKNANHRPLTGVVFEPFEEVKKELMLVPSVPQDSIARQKYSDDCEAVINEQINVEYNVSYVYHAMYAYFDRDNVALKGLAKFFKDSSEEEREHAEKFMEYQNKRGGKVKLQSIIMPISEFDNAEKGDALYAMELALSLEKLTNEKLLHLHEVASRNNDVQLADFIESEFLTEQVEAIKKMSEYVAQLRRVGKGHGVWHFDQMLLDGAAA from the exons ATGTTTTTGAGAGCTTCTCCGGCGGTTTTTTCACCGGCCTGCGAGACTGTGATTCCGCAAATCGGCGGCGTGTTAGCGCCGGCGAAGGTGTTGAACGGCGTCGTGTGCGCGGCGGCGAAGAACGCGAATCACCGGCCCTTGACCGGCGTCGTTTTCGAGCCGTTTGAGGAGGTTAAGAAGGAGTTGATGCTTGTGCCATCGGTGCCGCAGGACTCAATTGCGCGACAGAAGTATTCAGATGATTGTGAAGCTGTTATTAATGAACAGATCAA TGTTGAATACAACGTTTCCTATGTGTATCATGCTATGTATGCTTACTTTGATCGGGATAACGTTGCTCTCAAGGGTTTGGCCAA ATTTTTCAAGGATTCGAGTGAAGAAGAAAGAGAGCATGCTGAAAAATTTATGGAGTATCAG AACAAACGTGGTGGAAAGGTGAAGCTGCAGTCTATTATAATGCCAATATCTGAGTTTGATAATGCTGAGAAGGGAGATGCTCTGTACG CGATGGAACTTGCGTTGTCTTTGGAGAAGCTGACGAATGAAAAACTTCTGCACTTGCACGAG GTAGCAAGTCGAAACAATGACGTCCAACTGGCTGATTTTATTGAAAGCGAGTTTCTGACGGAGCAG GTGGAAGCTATCAAGAAGATGTCTGAATACGTTGCTCAGCTGAGAAGAGTAGGCAAAGGACATG GTGTTTGGCATTTCGATCAGATGCTGCTTGATGGAGCTGCTGCATGA